The genomic interval TATCTGGTGCCCCGGTTGCGGCATCGGCTCCGAGGTGAACGCCTTTGCCGAGGCGGTCAAGCGCAGCGGCATCGACCCCAAGAAACTGGTCGTGGTGTCGGGCATCGGCTGTACCGGGCGCGTGGCGGGCTACGTCGATTTCGACTCGATCCACACCACGCACGGCCGCGCCATCCCGGTGGCCACCGGCATCAAGCTGGCCAACCCCGAGCTGACGGTGGTGGTGTTCAGCGGCGAGGGCGACCTGACCGGCATCGGCGGCAATCACCTGATCCACGCCGCGCGGCGCAACATGGACCTGGTGGTGATCTGCAACAACAACTTCACCTACGGCATGACCGGCGGCCAGGTCACGCCGACCACGCCGTCATCGGCCATCGCCTCGACCACGCCCTACGGCAACTACGAATACCCGTTCAGCCTGCCGTTCCTGGCGGACGCCGCCGGCGCCACCTACGTCGCGCGCTGGACGTCGATGCACGTGCGCAACCTCACCCAATCGATCGAGGAGGCGCTGGCGCGCAAGGGGTTCTCCTTCATCGAGGTGATCTCGCCGTGCACCACGCTGTATCTGCGCCGCAACCGCCTCGGCGACGGCGTCGACATGCTGCAGAACTACCAGGAAAACACCGTCCTCAAGCACGGCTGCGACACCCGCGAGACGGCCATCGACTTCTCGGGCAAGATCGTCATCGGCAAGTTCGTCGAGAAGGACAAGCCCACCTACCTCGAAGCGGTCGACAAGTGCTGCGTCAAGCTGGTGGGCGACGATTACCAGCTCTATGGCAAGACCGTACCCGAGCGGGAAGCCGAGGAAAAGGCCGAGAAGGAGCGCGTTGCCGCGCGCCGCGCCGCCGTGCTGGCGGAAGAAGCGGAAGCGAACGAATGAGCACCCAGGAAATCCGGTTTTCCGGCTTCGGCGGCCAGGGCATCATTCGCTGCGCCCTGATCACCGGCAAGGCGCTGTCCCTCTACGACGACAAGTTCGCCACCATGACCCAGAGCTTCGGCCCGGAGGCGCGCGGCAGTGCTTGCGCGGCGCAACTGGTGGTGTCCGACGAGCGCGTCCTCTATCCCTACATCACCCAGCCGGGGATACTCATGGCGCTGTCCCAGGAGGCCTACGACAAGTATTACGGCGAGCTGCCCAAGGGGGGCGTGCTGATCGTCGAACAGGACCTGGTGAAGCTGCATTCCGACCATGCCGACCTCGCGCTGATGCGGGTGCC from Sulfurimicrobium lacus carries:
- a CDS encoding 2-oxoacid:ferredoxin oxidoreductase subunit beta, whose amino-acid sequence is MITDLGQFKEDSPMSGTLRMERMPHIWCPGCGIGSEVNAFAEAVKRSGIDPKKLVVVSGIGCTGRVAGYVDFDSIHTTHGRAIPVATGIKLANPELTVVVFSGEGDLTGIGGNHLIHAARRNMDLVVICNNNFTYGMTGGQVTPTTPSSAIASTTPYGNYEYPFSLPFLADAAGATYVARWTSMHVRNLTQSIEEALARKGFSFIEVISPCTTLYLRRNRLGDGVDMLQNYQENTVLKHGCDTRETAIDFSGKIVIGKFVEKDKPTYLEAVDKCCVKLVGDDYQLYGKTVPEREAEEKAEKERVAARRAAVLAEEAEANE
- a CDS encoding 2-oxoacid:acceptor oxidoreductase family protein: MSTQEIRFSGFGGQGIIRCALITGKALSLYDDKFATMTQSFGPEARGSACAAQLVVSDERVLYPYITQPGILMALSQEAYDKYYGELPKGGVLIVEQDLVKLHSDHADLALMRVPATRFAEALGNRLFTNLVALGFFTAVTEVVTADAMKKALPGLVPDRFLKINLRAFEKGYEHGLQLMGQGAAESVS